One genomic segment of Bacillus carboniphilus includes these proteins:
- a CDS encoding cupin domain-containing protein, whose protein sequence is MIDINNLKLLEAWQECDSAKRWRVSMPLTKEFPFWSGFEAKELSVVYFELDPGNMLAEHTDSAEEIVLILNGSAKATIGNSTSALSEGSMTIIPEMAPHSIQNTGSNTLKCIGIFSKPIVTSTFTDIVQPMGIKSLGPGT, encoded by the coding sequence ATGATTGATATTAATAATTTGAAGCTACTAGAAGCTTGGCAAGAATGTGATTCAGCAAAGAGGTGGCGAGTTTCCATGCCACTGACAAAGGAATTTCCCTTTTGGTCTGGTTTTGAAGCAAAAGAATTATCTGTCGTCTATTTTGAATTAGATCCTGGAAACATGCTTGCTGAACATACGGATAGCGCAGAAGAAATTGTGCTGATTCTAAATGGATCAGCTAAGGCTACAATTGGTAACAGTACATCGGCTTTATCAGAAGGCTCGATGACTATCATTCCAGAAATGGCTCCACACTCCATACAAAATACGGGTTCTAACACATTGAAATGTATTGGGATCTTCTCAAAACCTATAGTCACTAGTACCTTCACCGACATAGTACAGCCGATGGGTATTAAATCACTCGGGCCGGGGACTTAA
- a CDS encoding tripartite tricarboxylate transporter permease — protein sequence MDNLLLSLQAILQWDTLLLMVIGVIAGIVFGCIPGFTITMAVALTLPFSFGLEPLQGISLMMGVWLGGASGGLISACLLGIPGTPSAMATTFDGYPMVKKGQPGRALAIGLWSSFIGSIIGGVILVLAAPLLSTWAIKFGAWEFFSLMVFGLSAIASLGEGNLVKGLIAGLLGMFVGTIGLDPILGVERFTFGTVELLGGFAFLPVLIGIFAFSQLLSEAKKGKQDKVNFDQDVSLSYPIGKTLKEMFSSWINVIRSSVVGTFVGALPGAGSSIANILSYDVAKKMSKNPKKFGTGTKDGIIAAETANNSSEGGALIPTLALGIPGSAVTVMMMGALLVHGIQPGPYFFVSEPVLAYGIFLAFFISAIFMLLIQSFGIKFFLKINDVPLHFLIPVVIILCALGSFAINNRIFDIWVLLIFGVIGYLMKQGSFSLAAFVLGVILGPLAEENLRIAITTDSNLMLFITRPISGVLLLLTVLSIIYAIVADIRHTKRMASDKNVSI from the coding sequence ATGGATAACTTACTTCTCAGTCTACAAGCCATACTGCAATGGGATACACTACTTCTAATGGTTATCGGGGTCATTGCCGGTATCGTCTTTGGATGTATCCCAGGATTTACGATTACAATGGCTGTTGCCTTAACCCTACCTTTTAGCTTCGGGCTTGAGCCTCTCCAAGGAATTTCGTTAATGATGGGGGTTTGGTTAGGTGGAGCTTCAGGAGGATTGATTTCAGCCTGTTTACTTGGAATTCCTGGTACCCCTTCTGCTATGGCAACCACCTTTGATGGATATCCAATGGTAAAAAAGGGGCAACCTGGTAGGGCACTAGCCATCGGATTATGGTCTTCGTTTATTGGGTCTATAATTGGAGGAGTGATTCTAGTACTAGCGGCTCCCCTCCTATCTACTTGGGCTATCAAATTTGGAGCTTGGGAGTTTTTCAGCTTAATGGTATTCGGACTGAGTGCCATTGCTAGTTTAGGTGAAGGAAATTTAGTAAAAGGTTTAATTGCAGGTCTACTCGGAATGTTTGTGGGTACTATAGGGCTAGATCCTATTTTAGGGGTTGAACGCTTTACCTTTGGTACAGTTGAGCTATTAGGTGGGTTTGCTTTCCTACCTGTCCTCATTGGGATTTTCGCCTTTTCACAATTGCTGTCTGAAGCGAAAAAAGGTAAACAAGATAAGGTTAATTTTGACCAGGATGTTAGTCTATCCTATCCGATCGGAAAAACGTTAAAAGAAATGTTCTCATCTTGGATTAACGTCATCCGCTCTTCTGTAGTCGGAACCTTTGTTGGAGCTTTGCCGGGGGCTGGGTCAAGTATTGCTAATATTTTGAGCTACGATGTGGCTAAAAAAATGTCTAAGAACCCTAAAAAGTTTGGTACCGGAACAAAAGATGGGATTATTGCAGCAGAAACAGCCAATAACTCTTCTGAAGGCGGAGCACTTATTCCAACATTAGCACTGGGAATTCCAGGTAGTGCCGTAACGGTTATGATGATGGGTGCCCTGTTGGTTCACGGTATTCAACCAGGTCCATACTTCTTTGTTTCAGAACCCGTTTTGGCATACGGTATTTTCTTAGCCTTCTTTATCTCAGCGATTTTTATGTTACTCATTCAATCATTCGGAATTAAATTCTTTTTGAAAATCAATGATGTACCTTTACATTTCTTAATACCTGTAGTGATTATTTTATGTGCATTAGGTAGCTTTGCAATCAACAACCGAATCTTCGACATCTGGGTACTTCTAATTTTTGGTGTAATTGGCTATTTGATGAAACAAGGAAGCTTTTCACTAGCAGCCTTCGTCCTTGGTGTCATTCTTGGACCTCTTGCTGAAGAGAATTTAAGAATTGCGATTACAACGGATTCCAATTTAATGTTATTTATCACTCGCCCTATTTCAGGAGTCCTTCTATTGCTTACGGTGCTTTCTATTATCTATGCCATTGTGGCTGATATAAGGCATACAAAGCGAATGGCATCTGATAAAAATGTTTCCATTTAA
- a CDS encoding tripartite tricarboxylate transporter TctB family protein has product MVKDRIAGIVLLLFCGFFYYQSTLVDVKDLTKISAVFFPRLILGLIALLAVVLLIQSFLKKEVQAKKETEANKGKKGIVWIIFALFGLYVISLELLGFIVASFLFITVTYFLILPEKKPIKTHVFALSGLLVVTIALSLVFEKLLYVFLPQGIFF; this is encoded by the coding sequence ATGGTTAAGGATCGAATTGCAGGGATTGTTCTACTTCTATTTTGTGGATTCTTTTATTACCAATCGACTCTCGTTGACGTGAAGGATCTGACTAAGATATCGGCAGTCTTTTTCCCAAGACTTATTTTAGGGCTCATTGCCCTCCTAGCTGTTGTACTGCTGATTCAATCTTTTTTAAAGAAAGAAGTTCAGGCTAAAAAAGAGACGGAAGCAAACAAAGGGAAAAAGGGCATTGTCTGGATTATCTTTGCCCTTTTTGGTCTTTATGTGATAAGTCTGGAGCTACTTGGATTTATTGTAGCCTCATTCCTTTTTATCACAGTTACCTACTTCTTAATTTTACCGGAGAAAAAGCCAATCAAAACGCATGTCTTTGCACTTTCAGGACTACTTGTCGTCACAATTGCACTTTCTCTTGTATTCGAAAAACTATTGTATGTATTTTTACCGCAAGGAATTTTCTTTTAA
- a CDS encoding tripartite tricarboxylate transporter substrate binding protein: MTFLKKKITLIFALLLMIGTVLAGCGSNSANGGTSYPEKNIKLLVPWNAGGDTDVINRVAAKYLEKELGVKIIVQNIGGGSGSIGAKEAMGAAADGYTILAGHDSIGISKLMGQTDFDYSAFEPVALLTSAPQLIATHVDNPWNSMQDVVDQLKSEPESISFGASIGSTSHIVPLGIMDRAEVKFNIVGYDGTAKRTTALLGQHLDFGATTIPAAKEYMKANQLKILGIATEERTPALPDVPTLIEQGIDFTNATNRGYFAPEGTPEDVVKAFSDAVAKVAENPDFIKEMEDMGVEVRYMDYKEYSQYLKDDVEFLEGMLKRQGVIEE; encoded by the coding sequence GTGACATTTTTGAAGAAAAAAATAACACTAATTTTCGCATTATTGTTGATGATTGGTACTGTATTAGCTGGTTGTGGTTCTAACTCGGCAAATGGTGGAACTAGTTATCCTGAAAAAAATATTAAGCTGCTTGTACCATGGAATGCTGGTGGAGACACGGATGTTATCAACCGTGTTGCAGCTAAGTACTTAGAAAAGGAACTGGGAGTAAAAATAATTGTTCAGAACATTGGTGGAGGTTCTGGTTCCATTGGAGCAAAAGAGGCAATGGGAGCAGCTGCTGATGGATACACAATCCTGGCTGGACATGATTCTATCGGAATTTCAAAGTTGATGGGACAAACTGATTTTGACTACTCCGCTTTTGAGCCAGTTGCCTTACTAACATCTGCACCGCAATTGATTGCAACACATGTGGATAATCCTTGGAACAGCATGCAAGATGTTGTGGATCAACTGAAGAGTGAACCAGAATCTATTAGTTTCGGTGCATCCATTGGTTCCACTTCTCACATAGTTCCATTAGGAATCATGGATAGAGCTGAAGTGAAATTCAATATTGTAGGTTATGACGGTACAGCAAAACGTACAACAGCTTTACTCGGACAACACCTTGACTTTGGGGCTACAACCATTCCTGCTGCGAAGGAATATATGAAAGCCAACCAATTAAAAATTCTTGGTATCGCAACAGAAGAGCGTACACCGGCATTACCAGATGTACCAACTTTAATAGAACAAGGTATTGATTTTACCAACGCAACAAACCGCGGATACTTTGCTCCAGAAGGAACACCTGAAGATGTTGTAAAAGCCTTCAGTGATGCGGTTGCTAAAGTTGCAGAAAACCCAGATTTCATTAAAGAAATGGAGGATATGGGAGTAGAAGTTCGATACATGGATTACAAAGAATATTCACAGTACCTTAAAGATGATGTGGAATTCCTAGAAGGTATGCTTAAGCGCCAAGGCGTGATTGAAGAATAA
- a CDS encoding phosphotransferase enzyme family protein, producing the protein MSQIIDTIAAHYNFEREKLTRMSEGFQNQVFKIEGKILRVSPRQRRTLSMIEAELTWLQYLRNNGILLGAPTQIEGFNHVEEITLENQCYYAVFFEEVKGNPVDVMNPEQWNSNFYQEWGRVVGRLHALSQSGPQRLCRPRWTNNNIEILELKPNLDGSFLEKYQKLLCNLNSYAPTKEAYGLIHNDLHQGNFHVISGKPVLFDFDDCAYNWFAYDVAVSLYHACWQQAAFNGDLLTNFPNQFLSSFLEGYEKENQFTDTLIQQIPIFLKIRDIFLYNLFKKEWDPNYMQEWQSEKLRELEFNILSESCFIQL; encoded by the coding sequence GTGTCTCAAATAATCGATACAATTGCAGCACATTACAATTTTGAAAGAGAAAAGCTTACAAGAATGTCAGAAGGGTTTCAAAATCAAGTGTTCAAAATCGAAGGCAAAATCCTTAGGGTTTCACCTCGACAAAGAAGGACACTTTCTATGATTGAGGCTGAATTAACATGGCTTCAATACTTAAGAAATAATGGGATCTTACTAGGTGCACCTACTCAAATAGAGGGGTTTAACCATGTTGAGGAAATTACATTAGAAAATCAATGTTATTACGCAGTCTTTTTTGAAGAAGTAAAGGGTAATCCAGTAGATGTAATGAATCCGGAACAGTGGAATTCCAATTTCTATCAGGAATGGGGGAGGGTAGTAGGCAGACTTCACGCTTTGAGTCAGTCTGGCCCGCAACGACTGTGCCGTCCTAGGTGGACCAATAATAATATCGAGATTTTAGAATTAAAACCAAACTTAGATGGTTCCTTTCTAGAAAAATATCAAAAGCTACTTTGTAACCTAAACTCATACGCTCCGACAAAAGAAGCTTATGGACTTATTCATAATGATCTCCACCAGGGGAATTTTCATGTAATATCAGGAAAACCAGTCCTTTTTGATTTCGATGACTGTGCTTACAATTGGTTTGCTTATGATGTGGCTGTTTCACTTTATCATGCTTGTTGGCAGCAGGCAGCCTTCAATGGGGATCTACTTACTAACTTTCCTAATCAGTTTCTATCAAGCTTTCTAGAAGGATATGAAAAAGAAAACCAGTTCACGGATACGTTGATTCAGCAAATCCCCATTTTCTTAAAAATAAGAGACATCTTCTTGTATAATCTGTTTAAAAAAGAATGGGACCCAAATTATATGCAAGAGTGGCAATCAGAAAAATTAAGAGAATTGGAGTTCAATATCCTGTCAGAAAGCTGCTTTATTCAACTTTAA
- a CDS encoding SE1832 family protein encodes MSKKEIEYQIQELKAEYIRLQNDLEKLESVGGNVGPLERQITEIEEELKSLNQKLREV; translated from the coding sequence ATGAGTAAAAAAGAGATCGAATATCAAATTCAAGAATTAAAAGCTGAATATATCCGCCTTCAAAATGACCTAGAAAAGCTCGAATCTGTCGGCGGAAATGTAGGTCCACTAGAAAGACAAATTACTGAAATTGAGGAAGAACTAAAAAGCTTAAACCAAAAATTGCGTGAAGTATAA
- a CDS encoding NRDE family protein produces MCLILFAYRMHPTYKLIVASNRDEFYQRPTAPVHFWEDHPHILAGRDLEKMGTWMGITNTGRFAAITNYRDPKEKTDGKRSRGELVADFLKGTDNPAEYMKRIAAKRTSYPGYNLLVADKENLYYYSNIEGEIKKLPPGIYGVSNHLLNTDWPKVKRGKEGLATLAEENPSNLSDHLLTLLQNADPASDKELPKTGVSLEWERILSPMFIKTKGYGTRSSTIVLYSEDQVLYKERTINEGEMEEQEYKITL; encoded by the coding sequence ATGTGCTTAATTCTTTTTGCTTATCGAATGCACCCGACATATAAGCTTATTGTAGCTTCAAACCGAGACGAGTTTTATCAGAGACCAACTGCACCGGTCCATTTTTGGGAAGACCATCCCCACATCCTTGCAGGGAGAGACTTAGAAAAGATGGGGACATGGATGGGAATTACGAACACTGGCCGTTTTGCAGCCATTACCAACTATCGGGACCCCAAAGAGAAAACGGACGGGAAGCGTTCAAGAGGGGAATTAGTCGCTGACTTTTTAAAAGGAACGGATAACCCAGCTGAGTACATGAAACGAATCGCTGCCAAAAGAACATCCTACCCAGGTTATAACCTGTTAGTAGCAGACAAAGAGAACCTATACTATTACTCAAATATAGAAGGTGAAATCAAAAAACTACCACCCGGTATATACGGTGTAAGTAATCATCTTCTAAATACAGATTGGCCAAAGGTTAAAAGAGGAAAAGAAGGGCTTGCAACGCTTGCAGAGGAAAATCCCTCTAATTTATCAGACCATTTGCTAACGTTACTTCAAAACGCGGATCCAGCTTCAGATAAGGAACTGCCTAAAACAGGTGTTTCATTAGAATGGGAGCGGATTCTCTCCCCGATGTTCATTAAAACCAAGGGCTACGGGACTCGAAGTTCTACCATTGTATTGTATTCGGAAGATCAAGTCTTGTATAAAGAGAGAACGATAAATGAAGGAGAAATGGAAGAACAGGAGTATAAGATTACTTTGTAA
- the lepB gene encoding signal peptidase I, whose protein sequence is MISEVISWVKALLFAIIMALIISIFIVQPFTVNGISMDPTLDGSNPMTQDDVGDRLLVFKTPYLLGSSPEIGDIVIIDSRVNRTRTLKDDIFESPLIAMVMDADHVEEVNWVKRVVGMPGDEIEVKDGQLYRNGQPVEESYIKEKMNSDFEAVTVPEDTIFVLGDNRNHSSDSRVIGPVPIENVLGKVVLRFYPFNRMNVF, encoded by the coding sequence TTGATAAGTGAAGTTATTAGTTGGGTAAAGGCCCTACTTTTTGCAATTATAATGGCTTTAATTATTAGTATATTTATTGTCCAGCCATTCACGGTAAATGGAATTTCAATGGATCCCACTTTGGATGGAAGTAACCCCATGACACAGGATGATGTCGGAGACCGGTTATTAGTCTTTAAAACACCATATTTATTGGGAAGTAGTCCGGAAATTGGTGACATCGTCATTATTGATAGTCGAGTGAACCGTACGCGAACATTGAAGGACGATATTTTCGAAAGTCCTTTAATCGCAATGGTAATGGATGCTGACCATGTTGAAGAGGTTAATTGGGTGAAAAGGGTAGTTGGAATGCCAGGTGATGAAATTGAAGTAAAAGACGGGCAGTTATACCGAAATGGCCAACCGGTAGAAGAAAGTTATATTAAAGAAAAAATGAATTCTGACTTCGAGGCGGTTACCGTTCCGGAAGATACTATATTTGTTCTAGGTGATAACAGAAACCATAGTTCTGACAGTAGGGTGATTGGCCCTGTACCTATTGAAAATGTGTTAGGGAAAGTTGTTTTGAGGTTCTATCCATTTAATCGAATGAACGTATTTTAA
- a CDS encoding STM3941 family protein has translation MNDVNEVHFYESKGKLVFLALMSIVFIGLLLYFSFLTFAEQDYLVGVLLLLGAAFFGLCLAMIGKKLFSKNPYLILNKQYLTIFVLPNSPVQIRWEDINDYIFYEIQRNKFIGLSLDNEEGYSKLMPEKMKRLSRINVKMGYPQYNIVFGNLKEKQRLLEELEKRTPHIKLFQAE, from the coding sequence GTGAATGATGTAAACGAAGTCCATTTTTATGAATCTAAAGGGAAGTTAGTGTTTCTTGCCCTAATGTCTATTGTGTTTATTGGTTTACTTTTGTATTTTAGCTTTTTGACATTTGCAGAACAAGACTATTTAGTAGGTGTTTTACTATTGTTAGGAGCTGCATTTTTTGGTTTATGTTTGGCGATGATCGGTAAAAAGTTATTTAGCAAAAACCCATATTTAATACTAAATAAACAATATTTGACCATTTTTGTACTGCCAAACAGTCCTGTGCAAATACGTTGGGAAGATATCAATGACTATATCTTTTACGAAATCCAGAGAAATAAATTTATTGGTTTAAGTTTGGATAATGAAGAAGGGTATAGCAAGTTAATGCCCGAAAAGATGAAGCGTCTGTCTCGAATCAATGTTAAAATGGGCTATCCTCAGTACAACATCGTATTTGGGAATTTAAAAGAGAAGCAAAGATTACTAGAAGAATTAGAAAAGCGCACCCCGCATATAAAGTTATTTCAGGCGGAATAA
- a CDS encoding VanZ family protein, giving the protein MRVLLKLGIRFSFVIYLLVLTNLILFKYIHPTQIFEHMHFFLQNEYWMNSINLVPFKTVFQYLFISDLNSNIRVDNLVGNVIGFAPFGFFLPLLFTKFSRFRNVILATFMLSLTYEVTQLVFSLGSFDVDDLILNTIGGIGGFSVFLLLQRLFLNKNKMNLSA; this is encoded by the coding sequence ATGAGGGTATTACTTAAACTGGGAATAAGGTTTTCCTTTGTTATCTACTTATTAGTTCTTACAAATCTCATATTGTTTAAATACATACATCCTACTCAAATTTTTGAGCATATGCATTTTTTCCTTCAGAATGAATATTGGATGAACAGTATCAACTTGGTTCCCTTTAAAACCGTTTTTCAATATTTATTCATTTCTGATTTAAATTCTAATATCCGGGTTGATAATTTGGTAGGAAATGTGATTGGGTTTGCTCCTTTTGGATTTTTTCTACCCCTATTGTTTACAAAGTTTTCTAGATTTAGAAATGTTATTTTAGCAACGTTCATGCTAAGTTTGACGTATGAAGTAACTCAGCTTGTATTTAGTCTTGGAAGCTTCGATGTAGATGACTTAATTTTAAATACAATAGGTGGTATAGGTGGATTTTCTGTGTTCCTATTGCTGCAGAGATTATTTCTAAACAAAAACAAAATGAATTTATCGGCCTAG
- a CDS encoding DJ-1/PfpI family protein, whose amino-acid sequence MRKILFFAYPQYADFEIGHPLFFLRKAGKAEITTVTVDGKPVKSIGGLVVTPQAAIDEVKVSDYDLVLISGGDGVHEVMDKESVQIMLREANEKGVPIAAICASAVLLGKAGLLDGKKFTCTPGTYNQFGDIFEGAEYSGSDIEVGDNWITAKGTAFPQFTVAVGHMLNIWRDEDHAEFALKFSRGEIG is encoded by the coding sequence ATGAGAAAAATTCTATTCTTTGCTTATCCTCAGTACGCAGACTTTGAAATTGGGCATCCTCTATTTTTCTTGAGAAAGGCAGGCAAGGCAGAGATTACAACGGTGACGGTCGATGGTAAACCGGTTAAAAGTATTGGAGGTTTGGTTGTAACTCCACAAGCAGCTATAGATGAAGTCAAAGTAAGTGACTATGACCTTGTTCTGATTTCGGGTGGGGATGGAGTTCATGAAGTAATGGATAAAGAATCTGTACAAATAATGCTACGAGAAGCAAATGAAAAAGGGGTGCCGATTGCGGCTATTTGTGCATCTGCGGTTCTTCTAGGAAAAGCGGGATTATTAGATGGAAAAAAATTCACCTGTACACCTGGGACTTACAACCAGTTTGGTGATATTTTCGAAGGCGCAGAATATTCCGGTTCAGATATTGAGGTAGGAGACAACTGGATAACAGCTAAGGGAACAGCTTTTCCACAATTTACAGTGGCAGTAGGGCATATGCTAAACATTTGGCGCGACGAAGATCATGCTGAGTTTGCCTTGAAGTTTAGTAGGGGTGAAATTGGATAA
- a CDS encoding GNAT family N-acetyltransferase, translated as MLSPQQLEDIERLQKKCEKADQISLKLNWDMLQNRDSLVKNDFFHYDGQELIGFLGLYGFGHKVEICGMVAPKYRRKGIFSHLFDAAIQEVKVQNITQILLNTPSNSSSGKGFLQGISCAYSFSEYQMKWNGEDFELSDEGINIRPVTLLDEELEVQLDVQCFGLAESEARQFNHVVKEDTTQKQYMIEFGEKTVGKIRVSQLNQEAWIYGFAVLPDFQGKGIGRCALKQIVQKESNAGFPVFLEVEAKNAHALKLYESCGFVSFNTQDYYKFSGL; from the coding sequence ATGCTCTCACCACAACAGTTAGAAGATATCGAGAGGCTTCAAAAGAAATGTGAGAAGGCGGATCAAATCTCGTTAAAGCTAAACTGGGATATGCTGCAGAATCGAGATTCTCTAGTTAAAAATGATTTTTTTCATTATGACGGCCAAGAGTTAATAGGGTTCTTAGGTTTATATGGATTTGGTCATAAGGTAGAAATTTGTGGGATGGTTGCACCAAAATATCGAAGGAAAGGGATTTTCTCACATCTCTTTGATGCAGCCATTCAAGAGGTCAAAGTTCAAAATATAACACAAATACTTTTAAATACACCTTCTAATTCGAGTTCTGGGAAAGGCTTCTTACAGGGTATTTCTTGTGCCTATTCATTTTCAGAGTACCAAATGAAATGGAATGGGGAGGATTTTGAGCTCAGTGATGAGGGCATAAATATTCGACCAGTTACTTTACTAGATGAAGAGCTAGAAGTACAGTTAGATGTCCAATGTTTTGGATTGGCCGAATCAGAGGCTCGTCAATTTAATCACGTTGTAAAAGAAGATACCACTCAGAAGCAGTACATGATTGAATTTGGTGAAAAAACAGTAGGTAAAATTCGAGTTAGCCAATTAAATCAAGAAGCGTGGATATACGGTTTTGCTGTTCTTCCTGACTTTCAAGGTAAAGGAATTGGAAGATGTGCGTTAAAACAAATTGTTCAGAAAGAATCAAATGCAGGATTCCCGGTTTTTCTCGAGGTAGAAGCAAAAAATGCCCATGCACTGAAATTATATGAGTCTTGTGGATTTGTCTCATTTAACACCCAGGATTATTATAAATTTTCTGGTTTGTAA
- a CDS encoding AAA family ATPase yields MFFLQMSGFPGAGKSTLARLIAENTGAIVIDHDIIKSALLDSLDVSIDPKLAGKMAYQIDWSLIDLHLSQGFSVILDSPCFYKEMIERGMDLATKHYADYKYVECYLNDYQEINHRLKTRKRMKSQIQQVAGSELDFKRFVDSSVKPPGGNFLVVKTDQPIQKYFNKVIQYVHQ; encoded by the coding sequence ATGTTTTTTCTGCAGATGTCTGGCTTTCCTGGAGCGGGGAAATCTACTCTAGCTAGGTTAATAGCTGAAAATACAGGTGCAATCGTTATTGACCATGATATTATAAAATCCGCATTACTCGACTCCTTGGACGTGAGCATAGACCCTAAGCTTGCAGGGAAAATGGCATACCAGATTGATTGGTCTTTAATTGATCTTCATTTGTCTCAAGGATTTAGTGTCATTTTAGACAGTCCTTGCTTTTATAAGGAAATGATTGAGAGAGGCATGGACTTGGCTACAAAGCACTATGCGGACTATAAATATGTGGAGTGCTATCTTAATGACTACCAAGAGATTAACCATAGACTAAAAACGAGAAAAAGAATGAAGAGTCAAATACAGCAGGTTGCCGGTTCTGAATTGGATTTTAAGAGATTTGTAGACAGCAGCGTAAAACCACCAGGTGGGAATTTTTTAGTTGTTAAAACGGATCAACCTATTCAGAAATATTTCAACAAAGTTATTCAGTACGTCCATCAGTAA
- a CDS encoding Type 1 glutamine amidotransferase-like domain-containing protein, translating into MRKRHLFLFGAGPPFNEELGKAYSNLAQQREGHISILFLEREGWEAYMPKYTSVLQANGMENFRYIPLSSTPTEQQLADLQASSGVIIGGGDTQRYQQYIVDTKFGEQIVQLYKHGAPVAGFSAGALLCPENCVISPTDNASKEQLYLKGLGIIKDCVISVHYSQWNEEEYLKEAIQRTRVSTGYGFDEYVGVYFENEAFVQSEGEKLYVFNRSEL; encoded by the coding sequence ATGAGAAAAAGACATTTATTTCTATTTGGAGCCGGTCCGCCTTTTAACGAAGAGCTTGGAAAGGCCTATTCTAACTTGGCACAACAGCGTGAGGGACATATAAGTATTCTATTTTTAGAGCGTGAAGGCTGGGAAGCATACATGCCTAAATACACAAGTGTCTTACAAGCGAATGGCATGGAAAATTTCCGCTATATTCCTCTTTCATCAACCCCAACTGAACAACAATTAGCAGATTTACAGGCGAGTTCCGGGGTCATCATTGGTGGTGGAGATACACAGCGATATCAACAGTACATAGTCGATACGAAATTTGGAGAGCAAATTGTTCAGTTATATAAGCATGGTGCCCCTGTTGCAGGTTTTTCAGCGGGTGCTCTTCTTTGTCCAGAAAACTGTGTTATTTCACCTACCGATAATGCATCAAAAGAACAACTTTATCTGAAAGGTTTAGGAATCATTAAAGATTGTGTAATTAGTGTTCATTACTCTCAATGGAATGAAGAGGAATATTTGAAAGAGGCTATTCAAAGAACTCGGGTATCCACTGGATATGGATTTGATGAGTATGTAGGGGTTTATTTTGAGAATGAGGCTTTTGTACAGTCAGAAGGAGAAAAGTTGTACGTATTCAATAGGAGTGAGTTATGA
- a CDS encoding alpha/beta hydrolase family protein: MEYPLALEVEGLTLRGIAHKPEIRGKSHFPVVILFHGFTGNKLESNLMFVQFARELNKHGIGAVRFDFSGSGESDGYFADMTFSKEVCEGEHILAFTETLDWVDTNQIMLNGFSMGGAVAALVAGKSPNKIKKLCLWSPAGNMNEKAELYFSQFRQLPNGNVDIGGFELGRGFLEDLKGRNLYEGITSYQNQVIIIHGGDDQVVPPLIGEKYLEAYKENDVKFHVIEGANHTYAAVGWKAELFKRSIDFLAE, translated from the coding sequence ATGGAATACCCACTAGCATTAGAAGTCGAGGGTTTGACATTAAGAGGGATAGCCCATAAACCTGAAATACGAGGAAAAAGCCACTTCCCTGTAGTCATTTTATTTCATGGATTCACAGGGAATAAGTTAGAAAGTAATTTGATGTTTGTCCAGTTTGCACGTGAATTGAATAAGCATGGAATCGGAGCCGTGCGATTTGATTTTTCTGGTTCGGGAGAAAGTGATGGGTATTTCGCAGACATGACCTTTAGCAAAGAAGTTTGTGAAGGTGAACATATTCTAGCATTCACCGAAACACTAGACTGGGTGGATACAAATCAGATCATGTTGAACGGTTTTAGTATGGGAGGTGCAGTAGCGGCTCTTGTTGCTGGAAAATCCCCGAATAAAATTAAAAAGTTATGTCTGTGGTCACCAGCGGGAAACATGAATGAGAAAGCTGAGCTATATTTTTCTCAATTCCGCCAGCTGCCAAATGGAAATGTGGATATTGGTGGCTTTGAGCTAGGACGGGGGTTTTTAGAGGACTTAAAGGGGCGCAATTTATATGAAGGCATTACTTCTTATCAAAATCAGGTCATAATCATTCATGGTGGGGATGACCAGGTGGTACCTCCTTTAATAGGTGAAAAATATTTGGAGGCCTATAAAGAAAATGATGTGAAATTTCATGTGATTGAGGGAGCCAACCATACATACGCCGCGGTTGGTTGGAAGGCAGAGCTCTTTAAGAGGAGTATAGACTTTCTAGCAGAATAG